A single window of Girardinichthys multiradiatus isolate DD_20200921_A chromosome 15, DD_fGirMul_XY1, whole genome shotgun sequence DNA harbors:
- the LOC124882167 gene encoding splicing factor 3B subunit 6, which translates to MAMQAAKRANIRLPPEVNRILYIRNLPYKITAEEMYDIFGKYGPIRQIRTGNTPETRGTAYVVYEDIFDAKNACDHLSGFNVCNRYLVVLYYNANRAFQKMDTKKKEEQLKLLKEKYGINTDPPK; encoded by the exons ATGGCTATGCAAGCAGCGAAACGCGCCAAT ATCCGATTACCGCCTGAGGTGAACAGAATCCTGTACATCAGAAATCTTCCTTATAAGATTACAGCTGAGGAGATGTATGATATCTTTGGGAAATATGGACCAATACGACAAATCCGAAC agGGAATACACCTGAAACAAGAGGAACAGCTTATGTTGTGTATGAAGACATCTTCGATGCCAAGAATGCCTGTGACCACCTGTCAGGCTTCAATGTCTGCAACCGTTACCTCGTGGTTCTCTACTACAATGCAAACAGA GCATTCCAGAAAATGGACACAAAGAAGAAAGAGGAGCAACTGAAGcttttaaaagagaaatatgGGATCAACACAGACCCTCCAAAGTAG